A region of Clostridium acetobutylicum ATCC 824 DNA encodes the following proteins:
- a CDS encoding spore germination protein, giving the protein MIHLSKHQLFTLTFIFQIGSTPLFALGIEAEQDAWIVILLALLIGLLMAWISTELFYIFPDKNLIEIINIILGKKLGLPFCIVYAMVFIWACGRNLREFSELILLISLPHIHLWIIILSYILLALYTLFKGFETLCRLSELIVPPTIIFLISMFIIIIFFSSAHIRNLMPILGNGIKPVLKSLPGVIWFPFGEVFVLLLYWHYLNDKKSVRKTTFKALISSGLLLCISTAVTISELGAKYTSVSTIPLVETLRLINIVEVLNRLDILGIPFLILGGFFKICIYLNSIALTINSVFKINHFKLTLMLCGVFMLFFSIYFEPNYAYHQWLFPFDARYFCLFFCTFYPTMLLVIYIIKLKRSKLNPTR; this is encoded by the coding sequence ATGATACATTTAAGCAAACATCAACTTTTTACTTTAACCTTTATTTTTCAAATTGGAAGTACTCCATTGTTTGCACTTGGTATTGAAGCTGAACAGGATGCATGGATTGTAATTCTTCTCGCATTATTAATTGGACTTCTCATGGCATGGATTTCAACAGAACTTTTTTACATATTTCCTGATAAAAATCTTATAGAAATAATCAATATAATACTTGGAAAAAAACTAGGATTACCATTTTGTATAGTGTATGCTATGGTTTTTATTTGGGCCTGCGGACGTAATCTTAGGGAATTTAGTGAATTAATATTGTTAATTTCTCTACCTCATATACATTTATGGATTATAATATTATCCTACATATTACTTGCCTTATACACTCTTTTTAAAGGCTTTGAAACTCTATGCCGTTTATCTGAATTAATAGTTCCTCCTACAATAATTTTTTTAATTTCAATGTTTATAATAATTATTTTTTTTAGTTCTGCACATATTAGAAACCTAATGCCAATTTTGGGTAATGGCATTAAACCAGTACTTAAGTCTTTACCTGGTGTTATATGGTTTCCTTTTGGAGAAGTATTTGTACTTTTGCTATATTGGCACTACTTAAATGACAAAAAATCCGTAAGAAAAACTACCTTTAAAGCCCTTATTTCATCTGGACTCCTTCTGTGTATTTCAACTGCTGTAACAATATCAGAATTAGGCGCTAAATACACTTCTGTTTCAACTATACCTTTAGTTGAAACCTTAAGATTAATTAATATAGTTGAAGTATTAAATCGTCTTGATATTCTTGGCATACCCTTTCTTATTTTAGGAGGATTTTTTAAAATATGCATTTATTTAAACTCTATTGCACTAACTATAAATTCAGTATTTAAAATAAACCATTTCAAATTAACATTGATGCTCTGCGGGGTATTTATGCTATTTTTCTCTATATATTTTGAACCAAACTATGCTTATCACCAGTGGCTATTTCCATTTGACGCAAGATATTTTTGTTTGTTCTTTTGCACTTTTTACCCTACAATGCTTTTGGTTATTTACATTATAAAACTAAAACGTTCAAAACTTAACCCTACAAGATAG
- a CDS encoding ABC transporter ATP-binding protein: MSVLKAENITKVYGDKRGGLKVRALDKFSIKVEKGEFVGVMGPSGSGKSTLLNILATIDTPSSGELFINGVNLAELDEKKAALFRRKELGFIFQDFNLLDSLSIKENIILPLVLERTRVKEIEERLNSISEILNIKGILEKRPYETSGGQQQRAACARALIHNPTLILADEPTGNLDSKASQDVMEALENLNNEKKTTIMMVTHDPFAASFCKRIVMIKDGKHFLEIVKGSNRGVFFKEIMDALTVIGGRQNDLI, from the coding sequence ATGTCTGTATTAAAGGCTGAAAATATAACTAAGGTTTATGGAGATAAGAGAGGAGGACTTAAGGTAAGGGCACTGGATAAGTTTAGTATAAAGGTTGAAAAAGGTGAGTTTGTAGGAGTGATGGGACCGTCGGGTAGTGGAAAGAGTACTCTCTTAAATATTTTAGCCACAATAGATACGCCCTCTTCAGGAGAACTTTTTATAAATGGAGTTAATTTAGCAGAACTTGATGAAAAGAAAGCGGCTTTGTTTAGAAGAAAGGAGCTTGGATTTATATTTCAGGATTTTAATCTCTTAGATTCTTTATCAATAAAGGAAAATATAATACTTCCATTAGTGTTAGAAAGAACTAGGGTTAAGGAAATAGAAGAAAGACTTAACAGCATTTCAGAAATATTAAATATTAAAGGAATATTAGAAAAAAGGCCATATGAAACCTCAGGAGGACAGCAGCAAAGGGCGGCTTGTGCAAGGGCTTTAATTCACAATCCTACCCTAATATTGGCAGATGAGCCTACAGGAAATCTTGACTCAAAGGCATCTCAAGATGTGATGGAAGCTTTAGAAAATTTGAATAACGAAAAGAAGACCACAATTATGATGGTTACTCATGATCCTTTTGCAGCAAGCTTTTGTAAAAGAATTGTAATGATTAAAGATGGAAAACATTTTTTGGAGATTGTAAAAGGCAGCAATAGGGGAGTTTTCTTTAAAGAAATTATGGATGCACTTACTGTAATAGGGGGAAGACAAAATGACCTTATATAG
- a CDS encoding VOC family protein, with the protein MNLQVYISFNGNCRKALEFYSRVFEAKINKTVTYKELPSHPKVAIEKDVEELIAYSSIILKGNYLNMVDVFPGMPLTRGNNVSLTIVSNKSNELEVLFNKLKEDGNVNMELQKTYWSRCYGSLTDKFGIEWHFNCEE; encoded by the coding sequence ATGAACTTACAAGTGTATATAAGTTTCAACGGAAACTGCCGTAAAGCATTGGAATTTTACAGTAGGGTATTTGAAGCGAAAATAAATAAAACAGTAACCTATAAAGAATTGCCTTCTCATCCTAAAGTTGCCATTGAAAAAGATGTTGAAGAATTAATTGCTTATTCTAGTATCATCTTGAAAGGTAATTATCTTAATATGGTAGACGTTTTTCCAGGTATGCCGCTAACAAGAGGAAATAATGTAAGTTTAACAATTGTTAGTAATAAGTCTAACGAATTGGAAGTGCTATTTAATAAACTAAAAGAAGATGGAAATGTTAATATGGAACTTCAAAAAACATATTGGAGCAGATGTTATGGTTCTTTAACGGATAAATTTGGGATAGAGTGGCATTTTAATTGTGAAGAGTAG
- a CDS encoding MFS transporter, with translation MKIFRKDFFNFGGLFFFYFLIWAVVLTFLPMWLTDVAHLDASKAGFVFSSISLVALIYQPFFGVIQDKLVFKKYLFAFVAILMLFMGPFFSYAYIPLLHLNIYVGAIIGSVYLSACFYAGVGVVEAYIEKVSRNNKFEYGHVRLFGSIAGATASFVGGILYIKNPVSIFWFASLSAVALCILLYVAKVNDTGESKEIKNQKSQINKEIVFSILKMKKFWFLALIIIGTACIYDVFDQQFPNYYASFFSSKAVGTSIFSRLVSFQTGLEAVLMIFAPALVNRIGAKNGLLLFGTLTFIRIFGSATFTNTIVLSGIRLIAAFEMPLLLVSIMKYITHVFDVRLSATVYLLGFNFAKQLAVVIFSSIAGNLYSAIGFRYTYYFLSLVVLVVTLVSVITLTNDKKIKGLSSNTAM, from the coding sequence ATGAAAATTTTTAGAAAAGACTTTTTTAATTTTGGAGGATTGTTTTTCTTCTACTTTTTAATATGGGCAGTGGTCCTAACTTTTTTACCAATGTGGTTAACTGATGTTGCACATTTAGATGCAAGTAAAGCTGGTTTTGTGTTTTCTTCTATATCACTGGTTGCTCTTATATATCAGCCATTCTTTGGTGTTATTCAAGATAAGCTTGTGTTCAAAAAGTATTTGTTTGCTTTTGTTGCAATTTTGATGCTTTTTATGGGGCCATTTTTTAGCTATGCATATATACCTCTTCTCCATCTAAATATATATGTTGGAGCCATCATTGGAAGCGTATATTTAAGTGCATGTTTTTATGCAGGAGTAGGTGTTGTAGAAGCGTATATCGAAAAGGTTAGCAGAAATAACAAGTTTGAGTATGGACATGTAAGGTTATTTGGTTCAATTGCAGGTGCAACGGCTTCATTTGTTGGGGGAATACTGTATATAAAAAATCCTGTAAGTATATTTTGGTTTGCGTCGCTGTCAGCAGTAGCTCTTTGTATTTTACTCTATGTAGCTAAGGTTAACGATACTGGTGAAAGCAAAGAGATAAAAAATCAAAAAAGTCAAATCAATAAGGAAATTGTGTTTTCTATTCTTAAGATGAAAAAATTTTGGTTTTTGGCATTAATAATAATAGGAACAGCGTGTATATACGATGTTTTTGATCAACAATTCCCTAATTATTATGCTAGCTTTTTTTCAAGTAAAGCAGTTGGAACCAGTATATTTAGTAGGCTTGTTTCATTTCAAACGGGTTTAGAGGCAGTTCTTATGATTTTTGCTCCAGCACTTGTAAATAGAATAGGTGCTAAAAATGGATTACTTTTGTTTGGAACCTTAACCTTTATTCGTATTTTTGGAAGTGCTACCTTTACAAATACCATTGTGCTGTCAGGAATTAGATTAATAGCAGCTTTTGAGATGCCATTACTTCTTGTTTCAATAATGAAATATATAACACATGTATTTGATGTGCGCCTTTCAGCTACCGTATATCTTTTAGGGTTTAATTTTGCAAAACAATTAGCAGTTGTAATTTTTTCGTCAATAGCAGGGAATCTCTATTCAGCTATAGGTTTTAGATATACTTATTATTTCTTAAGTTTGGTTGTTTTAGTAGTTACACTTGTAAGCGTTATCACTTTGACTAATGATAAGAAAATAAAAGGATTATCTTCTAATACAGCTATGTAA
- a CDS encoding DUF4363 family protein yields MRRFFVYFIPTALLFLFIFIMLSGNLLKNPIGKETSIPKSIGIIVSDINSNKWVKAYNETEKLSNTWQKIVARVQFSSERDEINAFSVNLSRLRGAILSKDKSASFMELNEAYEHWDELGK; encoded by the coding sequence ATGAGAAGATTTTTTGTATACTTTATTCCCACAGCCTTATTATTTTTGTTTATATTTATTATGCTTAGTGGAAATTTACTTAAGAATCCAATTGGCAAAGAAACCAGCATTCCAAAATCTATTGGAATCATTGTAAGCGATATAAACTCCAATAAATGGGTAAAAGCTTACAATGAAACTGAAAAGTTATCAAATACATGGCAAAAGATAGTAGCTAGAGTTCAATTTAGTTCTGAGAGAGATGAAATAAATGCCTTTAGCGTAAATTTATCTCGCCTGCGTGGAGCTATATTATCTAAAGACAAATCAGCTTCTTTCATGGAATTAAATGAAGCCTATGAACACTGGGACGAACTAGGCAAGTAA
- a CDS encoding ROK family protein translates to MMYGAIEAGGTKFVCAVSDENLNIIERESIKTTIPEETMTLVFKFFDKFKLEAIGIGSFGPIDVNKKSKTYGYITNTPKQGWANYDFVGAVKNRYNIPIGWTTDVNAAALGELKKGAAVNLESCVYLTVGTGIGGGAVVKGKLLEGYGHPEMGHILVRRHEKDTYEGKCPFHKDCLEGMAAGPAIEARWGKKAYDLTDKNEVWEMEAYYIAQGLMTYTLTLSPERIVLGGGVMKQLQLFPLIRKHLEKLMANYVAMPNLEEYIVPPALKDNAGITGCLLLAMDSKKLV, encoded by the coding sequence ATGATGTATGGAGCAATTGAGGCTGGTGGAACAAAATTTGTCTGTGCAGTAAGTGATGAAAATTTAAATATCATAGAAAGAGAAAGCATAAAGACAACGATTCCAGAAGAAACCATGACTTTGGTATTTAAGTTTTTTGATAAGTTTAAATTAGAAGCTATTGGTATAGGATCTTTTGGACCAATTGATGTAAATAAGAAATCAAAAACATATGGATATATAACTAATACTCCTAAACAGGGATGGGCTAATTATGATTTTGTTGGAGCTGTAAAAAATAGATACAATATTCCAATTGGTTGGACTACAGATGTAAATGCCGCAGCACTTGGAGAGCTAAAAAAAGGTGCAGCAGTTAATTTAGAAAGTTGTGTTTACTTAACTGTCGGAACAGGTATTGGAGGAGGAGCAGTAGTTAAGGGAAAGCTTCTTGAAGGATATGGACATCCAGAAATGGGTCATATTTTAGTTAGAAGACATGAAAAGGATACCTATGAAGGAAAATGCCCATTTCATAAGGATTGTTTGGAAGGTATGGCAGCAGGTCCAGCTATAGAAGCTAGATGGGGTAAGAAAGCATATGATTTAACAGATAAAAATGAGGTTTGGGAAATGGAAGCTTACTACATTGCGCAGGGACTTATGACATATACCTTGACATTAAGCCCAGAACGTATTGTGCTTGGTGGAGGAGTAATGAAACAACTTCAATTATTCCCTCTTATAAGAAAGCATCTAGAAAAACTTATGGCAAACTATGTTGCTATGCCAAATTTAGAGGAATATATAGTACCACCAGCTCTTAAGGATAATGCTGGAATTACAGGATGTTTATTATTGGCCATGGATAGTAAAAAGTTAGTATAA
- a CDS encoding alpha/beta-type small acid-soluble spore protein encodes MSRRPLVPEAKEGLKKLREEYAEEIGAGFEKKNAGPEKLSGFIGGPVGGLMTKKMIESVEKKMSDK; translated from the coding sequence ATGAGTAGACGTCCATTAGTGCCAGAAGCAAAAGAAGGCTTAAAAAAATTAAGAGAAGAGTATGCTGAAGAAATAGGTGCTGGCTTTGAAAAAAAGAATGCTGGTCCTGAAAAGTTAAGCGGATTTATTGGAGGCCCTGTTGGTGGTCTAATGACAAAAAAAATGATTGAATCTGTTGAAAAAAAGATGTCTGATAAATAA
- a CDS encoding YetF domain-containing protein, with protein sequence MNEGLVVIVRSIIGFFTMLIFAKILGKQQISQLTFFDYILGITIGSIAATLTTDLSSRAWPHWVGLLTWALLGYLMEYISTKWRYAGKYLEGEPTIVIMKGKIMEDAMKKMNFRATDIMELLRDKDVFDLNEVDFAIIEPNGKLSVLKKPELQPVTCNDMNITKNEMGISTELIYDGILIEENLRQLNKTKDWLFKVLESRGIKNVSEVFLATLNPGGSLYIDLYKDHIKKVLDIGDYKGPY encoded by the coding sequence TTGAATGAAGGTTTAGTAGTAATTGTTCGTTCTATAATAGGGTTCTTTACTATGCTTATTTTCGCTAAAATATTAGGTAAACAGCAAATAAGTCAGCTTACGTTCTTTGACTACATACTGGGTATAACCATAGGTTCAATAGCTGCAACTCTAACTACAGATTTATCCAGCAGAGCATGGCCTCATTGGGTAGGTCTATTAACATGGGCTCTTCTTGGGTACCTTATGGAGTATATTAGTACAAAATGGAGGTATGCAGGAAAATATCTAGAAGGTGAGCCTACAATTGTAATTATGAAAGGTAAAATAATGGAAGATGCTATGAAAAAAATGAACTTTAGAGCAACAGACATTATGGAATTATTAAGAGATAAAGATGTATTTGATTTAAACGAAGTTGATTTTGCAATAATTGAACCTAACGGAAAGCTCTCTGTACTAAAAAAACCAGAACTTCAGCCAGTGACCTGTAATGATATGAACATTACGAAAAACGAAATGGGAATAAGCACAGAACTTATTTATGATGGAATTCTTATTGAAGAAAACTTAAGACAACTTAATAAAACTAAGGATTGGCTTTTTAAAGTACTTGAAAGCCGAGGAATAAAAAACGTTTCCGAAGTATTCCTTGCAACCTTAAACCCTGGAGGCAGTTTATATATAGATTTATATAAAGATCATATAAAAAAGGTGCTTGATATCGGTGACTATAAAGGCCCTTACTAA
- a CDS encoding methyl-accepting chemotaxis protein translates to MNNNEFLMENISDEEILRAFAIVIPYLNKIVRDDMAFGLTDEEKYLAYGPAKGFDLNLRVGSPAVGPAKEAIKTGKTVRSSIPADVLGKEIKVLVAPIKNSKGKIIGTIGDGIDIDATKTLTNNVRDILDSTSEVKESISNMAQLSMKNAQAGKDAIEIVNATLNTVKQTSEILELIKNIADQTNLLGLNAAIESSRAGEHGKGFSVVASEVRKLANQSKESAANIKKIIDNMNSSVESISSVVNNTAEFSEEQAGSMQKLDSNIENINEKISKLNEFIDRFQ, encoded by the coding sequence GTGAACAATAATGAATTTTTAATGGAGAATATAAGTGATGAGGAAATACTAAGGGCATTTGCAATAGTAATTCCTTACCTAAATAAAATCGTTAGAGATGATATGGCCTTTGGACTTACTGATGAGGAGAAGTATCTTGCATACGGACCTGCAAAGGGATTTGATTTGAATTTAAGAGTAGGTTCACCAGCAGTAGGACCTGCAAAGGAAGCAATCAAAACAGGTAAGACAGTAAGATCATCAATTCCAGCTGACGTTTTAGGGAAAGAAATCAAGGTATTGGTAGCTCCGATAAAGAATTCAAAGGGAAAAATTATAGGAACAATAGGTGATGGCATAGATATTGATGCCACTAAAACTCTAACAAATAATGTAAGAGATATACTTGATTCTACGTCAGAAGTAAAAGAAAGCATATCTAATATGGCACAATTATCAATGAAAAACGCTCAGGCAGGAAAGGATGCTATTGAAATAGTAAATGCAACCTTAAATACAGTAAAACAGACCTCTGAAATATTAGAGCTTATAAAGAATATAGCAGATCAAACAAACTTATTGGGACTTAATGCAGCAATAGAATCTTCAAGAGCGGGAGAGCATGGAAAAGGATTTTCAGTTGTAGCTTCTGAGGTTAGGAAACTTGCTAATCAAAGTAAAGAGTCAGCAGCTAATATTAAAAAAATTATAGATAATATGAATTCGTCAGTTGAGAGTATTTCTAGTGTGGTAAATAATACTGCTGAATTTAGTGAAGAACAAGCTGGATCAATGCAGAAACTTGATTCTAACATTGAAAATATAAATGAAAAAATTAGCAAGCTAAATGAATTTATTGATAGGTTTCAATAA
- a CDS encoding glycoside hydrolase family 43 protein: MENEKILNPIIIQRADPMIYKHNDGYYYFTASVPEYDRIEVRKAKTIEGLRNAEPVDVWRRHESGEMSNLIWAPEIHFINGAWYIYFAAAPDKNIEDDTFNHRMFVIQNENENPFTGNWVEKGRIKTAWESFSLDATIFEHNEKLYYVWAQQDINIKGHSNIYIAEMENPWTLKTKPVMLTKPELEWEIKGFWVNEGPAVLKKNGKIFITYSASATDVNYCIGMLTAEENSNLLDKNSWTKSQTPVFKTSMENHQYGPGHNSFTVSEDGKHDVIVYHARNYTEIKGDPLYDPNRHTRAQIINWREDGTPDFGVPEVDSLEIETPVKA; encoded by the coding sequence ATGGAAAATGAAAAAATATTAAATCCTATTATTATTCAAAGAGCAGATCCAATGATTTATAAACACAATGATGGTTATTATTATTTTACAGCATCGGTACCTGAATATGATCGAATAGAAGTAAGGAAAGCTAAAACAATAGAAGGGCTTAGAAATGCAGAACCTGTTGATGTATGGAGAAGACACGAAAGTGGAGAAATGAGTAATTTAATTTGGGCACCAGAAATACATTTCATAAATGGAGCATGGTATATATATTTTGCGGCAGCTCCTGATAAGAATATAGAGGATGATACCTTTAACCACAGAATGTTTGTAATACAAAATGAAAATGAAAATCCTTTTACAGGAAATTGGGTAGAAAAGGGACGAATAAAAACGGCATGGGAATCTTTCTCTCTTGATGCAACTATTTTTGAACACAATGAAAAGCTTTACTATGTGTGGGCACAACAGGATATTAACATTAAAGGACATTCGAATATATATATAGCGGAAATGGAAAATCCATGGACATTGAAAACAAAACCCGTTATGCTTACAAAACCAGAATTGGAATGGGAGATAAAGGGGTTCTGGGTAAATGAAGGTCCTGCAGTGTTAAAAAAGAATGGAAAGATTTTTATAACTTATTCAGCTAGTGCTACAGATGTGAATTACTGCATCGGTATGCTTACGGCAGAGGAAAATAGCAATCTTCTTGATAAAAATTCTTGGACAAAATCACAAACTCCAGTATTTAAAACAAGTATGGAAAACCATCAATATGGACCAGGGCATAATAGTTTTACAGTTTCAGAGGATGGAAAACATGATGTGATAGTTTATCATGCAAGGAATTATACGGAAATCAAAGGGGATCCGCTTTATGACCCTAATAGGCATACAAGAGCTCAAATTATAAACTGGAGAGAAGATGGAACACCTGATTTTGGTGTACCAGAAGTTGATAGCTTAGAAATTGAAACTCCAGTAAAAGCATAA
- a CDS encoding CHAP domain-containing protein, with the protein MKKTLKILAGFVAVVIIIALGIFTSRKLYQNHVDKINHIGKVMDSYKGVKVYYNGKKYAESHGKNYSKDGYYYGYKWQCVEYIKRFYYEAKGHSMPNGFGNAKDFFDPKVGQGKLNKDRGLFQYKNGENEKPKADDILVFTDTKYGHVVIVTKVTDDTVEVIQQNMGNKTRDQFKLEYENGKYFVCGKRKPKGWLRKG; encoded by the coding sequence ATGAAAAAGACATTAAAGATATTAGCAGGATTTGTAGCTGTTGTAATTATTATAGCATTAGGAATTTTTACTTCTCGAAAGTTGTACCAAAATCATGTGGATAAAATAAATCATATTGGTAAAGTTATGGATAGCTACAAAGGAGTAAAGGTATATTATAACGGGAAAAAATATGCTGAAAGCCATGGCAAAAACTATAGTAAGGATGGATATTACTATGGATATAAGTGGCAATGCGTTGAGTACATAAAAAGATTTTATTATGAAGCAAAAGGACACAGTATGCCAAACGGATTTGGCAATGCTAAAGATTTCTTTGACCCAAAGGTAGGGCAGGGAAAATTAAATAAGGATAGAGGTTTATTTCAATATAAAAATGGAGAAAATGAAAAGCCAAAGGCAGATGATATTTTGGTGTTTACGGACACAAAATATGGACATGTTGTAATAGTTACAAAAGTTACAGATGATACAGTTGAGGTTATTCAGCAGAATATGGGTAACAAAACTAGAGATCAGTTTAAATTGGAATATGAGAATGGAAAGTATTTTGTTTGTGGGAAAAGAAAACCGAAAGGATGGCTTAGAAAAGGTTGA
- a CDS encoding ABC transporter permease, protein MTLYSLVLKNIKGNLNKFIMYYLSNAFVVMVFFIFANFILNPNVKSIKTMGQMGAVTTEIMYGCEIVILIFTLVFTNYSTSSFLKSREKEFGLLSMFGLTKSEIRRYVMAENLIVAMLSILTGVLLGMLFSKLFFMAVSVILLLNSELPIVLSFKAVGITILCFLILFQGTEFFVSYKIKSNNIIELLKGERKAKPVPKFSKKKAILAIILILSGYVMALVSYQMIIVTMFIILGVTIAGTYLLYSQFSVYLTNKLQNNKRVFYRGTNMITLAQIIYKLRDNAKILFTVSILSAVTLTASASVYSFQKTIEKEMLLNYPQDIGFIENGLSSHEIISPAKVEKQLKNSGNKVENKNKIILIKANSDDVFKTEVSRYGNKNKKDFYIMKNSDYNKLAGEENKDLIDVKTNEAVVRSYNFDGKENEKTFEDNSFLSLKIYGKNIKYKLKKEIGGGIINEDLLSTNTIIINDGDFRALKDKLNNDKLCVYYGYNIKDWRKSEKVIKSLKAQVPKEMRERFTERITNFSTSMKSMAIFFFIGTFISVLFFIATGSILYFKMFSEIQKDRGEFIALKKMGVSIEEVGKILSRQCFIMFFLPFIIAFLHTFFAIKALSNILGTSLNNYLMLIVGIYLLLQIIYFNFARYMYTRQINSWT, encoded by the coding sequence ATGACCTTATATAGCCTTGTTTTAAAAAATATAAAGGGAAATTTAAATAAGTTTATAATGTACTATTTAAGTAATGCCTTTGTAGTTATGGTGTTTTTCATATTTGCAAATTTTATTCTTAATCCTAATGTAAAGAGTATAAAAACTATGGGACAAATGGGAGCTGTTACTACAGAGATAATGTATGGCTGTGAAATTGTAATACTTATTTTTACTTTAGTTTTTACAAATTACTCTACTTCGAGTTTTTTGAAATCAAGAGAAAAAGAGTTTGGACTTTTATCTATGTTTGGTTTGACAAAAAGTGAAATAAGAAGATATGTTATGGCTGAAAATCTTATTGTAGCTATGCTTTCAATACTAACGGGAGTTTTACTTGGAATGTTGTTCTCAAAATTATTTTTTATGGCAGTTTCAGTAATTTTACTTTTAAATTCAGAGCTTCCAATAGTATTATCCTTTAAGGCAGTAGGAATTACTATTTTATGTTTTTTGATATTGTTTCAGGGAACTGAATTTTTTGTAAGCTATAAAATCAAGAGTAACAATATTATAGAGCTTTTAAAGGGAGAAAGAAAAGCTAAACCTGTACCTAAGTTCTCAAAAAAGAAAGCAATATTGGCCATAATTCTTATTTTATCGGGGTATGTTATGGCATTAGTGTCATATCAAATGATAATAGTTACTATGTTTATTATTTTAGGAGTTACAATAGCAGGAACTTATCTTCTTTATTCTCAATTTAGCGTGTACCTTACAAATAAACTTCAAAATAATAAAAGGGTTTTTTATAGAGGAACAAATATGATAACCTTAGCTCAAATAATATATAAATTAAGAGATAATGCAAAAATACTTTTTACGGTTTCAATACTTTCAGCTGTAACACTTACGGCATCAGCAAGTGTCTACTCTTTTCAGAAAACCATTGAAAAGGAAATGCTTTTAAATTATCCACAGGACATAGGCTTTATTGAAAATGGTCTGTCTTCTCATGAAATAATATCACCTGCCAAGGTTGAAAAGCAGTTAAAAAATAGTGGTAACAAGGTTGAAAACAAAAATAAAATTATTCTTATAAAGGCAAATAGTGATGATGTGTTTAAAACTGAGGTTTCACGCTACGGAAATAAAAATAAAAAAGATTTTTACATTATGAAAAACAGTGACTACAATAAGCTAGCAGGCGAGGAAAATAAAGATCTTATTGATGTTAAAACTAATGAAGCAGTGGTTCGTTCGTATAACTTTGATGGAAAAGAAAATGAAAAAACCTTTGAAGATAACAGCTTCTTAAGTTTAAAGATTTACGGCAAAAATATAAAATATAAACTTAAAAAGGAGATAGGGGGAGGAATAATAAATGAGGATTTATTAAGTACCAATACGATTATAATAAATGATGGGGACTTTAGAGCACTTAAGGATAAATTAAATAATGATAAACTCTGTGTATATTACGGTTACAACATAAAGGATTGGAGAAAATCTGAAAAAGTTATTAAAAGTTTGAAGGCACAAGTTCCTAAAGAAATGAGAGAAAGGTTCACAGAAAGGATAACAAATTTCTCTACAAGTATGAAAAGCATGGCTATTTTCTTTTTTATAGGAACGTTTATTTCAGTATTGTTTTTTATAGCAACAGGAAGTATACTTTATTTTAAAATGTTTAGCGAAATTCAGAAGGATAGAGGAGAATTTATAGCTCTTAAAAAGATGGGAGTGTCAATAGAAGAGGTAGGAAAAATTCTTAGTAGACAATGCTTTATAATGTTCTTTTTGCCTTTTATAATAGCATTCTTGCATACATTCTTTGCAATAAAGGCATTAAGTAATATTTTAGGAACAAGCCTTAACAATTACTTAATGCTTATAGTAGGGATTTATTTACTTCTTCAAATAATATATTTTAACTTTGCAAGGTATATGTATACTCGCCAAATAAACAGTTGGACATAA